The DNA segment AAACAGGTGAACAATATTGCCAAGGCAAGAATGGCTTTCGACTTAAAAAATATTTTCATGAGTATGCCTTTTGTTATTCGTTTTTATTTTCATTGTTGGCTCTAGTTTCGTATAGGCTATAGCCAATCTTCCTAATAGCTTCTATGGTCTCAGGGTAGGGGGTGTCAGTTATATCTACTAAAGAAACTTGATAGTTTTCACCATCGCCTCTACCGGTTAGGGCCTGTGAGCGATATTGAAACCAATGCGTGCCAACAAATAATGGATTATTTAACGCACCTAACACGTATTCGTAATAGTGTTGTGCCCGCTCTTCTTGGCTTGATACTTCTTGTAACCCCGTACTAAACATACCTCTATCCATAGCGCCAAAATGAAACTCAGTTGCCATAAGAGGTTTGGTTAATCCTTTGGCCTTACTGGTGAAGTCACGAATAGTTCTGCGGTATAAGTTATATGAAATTACGTCGGTATGTTTTTCTGCGGCTCGCAATACCATAGCGTTTACATCGCCATGCAATCGGCTACCTAGGTACAAATGATTAGGGAATACGCTTTTTACCGCTTGGCGACAGATTTTAAAGTACTGGTCAGCCATTTGCTGATAAAACCATGTGGCATCTTCTTTAAACTGGTTAAATGTCAGTTTATTACGACTCGTTAAAATATCATTAAATGATGAAAATTTTGTTTGCCAAGTGTCATTTAGCTCGCCAATAGTTTTGTATTTTTTTTGCAGTGCATCGACAAAATAGATTTTAGCTGGCTGGTCTGCAGGTGCATTGCTAATTATAGTTGCGTAGCTAATTGGTCCCATCCAGTGCAATTCATTATTAACGAAAAAACCAAGGTTCCATGGTGAGTCGCCATGCTCATGGCGCTGTTTATTTTTTAACTCTTCAGTAATATTGCGGCCAAAGTCTTTATCCCAAGGGTCGGGCATTTTTTCTTCTAACATGCGACTTTTGTAATGCACGGCAATGGTAAAAGGCGTTTGCTGTAAGGCGAACCCGCTTGGATCAGACCAATTTGCAAAGGTATTTAGGCCCCAACTTTTTAACCGCTGATGATTGCGTTTGTTGGTTGTCTCTTGCCAGTTTTTTCCGAATTTTCGGTATAAGTTCGCTTTGGTAAAATCAAAGCGTGTCCCTCGACCTTTACTATAAAAGTCTTGGTATTTACTATGTTTGCTTGGTAAGTCTTGGAAGTAATGTTCACGTCCTGCAATTAAAGTATTTGCGCCATGATAGCCTACCCCTGTAACCCCATGAGACCAAAATAAGTAACCGTCAGGGTCAACAAACCACCATTTACCATCAATTTGTTTTGTATAGAAATAGCCGGTAGCTTTTTGCTTTGGACCATTGAGCCAACCGCCCCATTTTGAGCGATTACCAGGCCCAGGATGTGCTTTTAAATCGTCAAGTTCTTGTTGTTCTCTTTCAATAAAATCGAGTTCATTGTTTAACTTTCCAGGGTACTTGCCATGTAAATATTGCCCGTACTTATCAATAAATGGAAAGGGGATTTCTTTTTTGTTATCAAAGATTTGATCGTAACGAAATGGCTCTATGTGCTGAACAATATAAGAGCCCTGTGCCGATATATAGTCGCGTACATTAATTGCCGAGAATGAAAGCTTATTAATATTACTAATATCTATGCCATCCCATTTGATCATTTGGGTATTAGGGCCGCCATTCATCTTTTGATATTGTGGATAACGCTGAGCAAAATCTTTGGCTGTGATATAAAAATAGACCAATAATGTTTTGCTTTGTTGTGGTTCTAAATAAAGAGAATTATCAATTTCTTGCCACTTTTCTGAATTTGGTGCATCGAGTGTGATTAACGGCATAATGCGTGCATTGGAGATATTTTTAATCGATACTTTTAGGCCATGATAGGCAGAAAAATCCCAGGTTTTACCATTACTAGGGCGAAGTATGACAGCAGCGCCTTTGCTGCTGTTCAACGTTATTGTGAGTTGTTCGTTTTCGCTAAATTTAGCATTTGCCTTATAGTTATGCAGCTTTGCTGATTGCCAGTCAAACTCATTAGCAAGCGCTTTGGTAGAGGTAAGTAATACCAAAGCGACGATAATTGTTAGGTAAACATTACTTAATTTATTCATTGCTAAACCTATGGCAGTTATTTTTGTGAGATATACTGCCAGCGTTCAAATAACCAACTATCAATTTTAAAGGTATCACTACCGCGTACTGGTGCTTTTACCGTTAAGGATTTTGGTATCGGGAATACTTTACCGGTATGTTCATGAATAAATGCGGCGATATTCAGTATCTCTACCTGAATCAAGCGGTTTTCTTCGTTTGCGATCAACTTTGTTAGCGGCTCAACTGGTTCAATCGCCTGTTGGAGCGTTAAATATTCAATCGCACGAGCTTTCACTAATGAGCTTTTTGACGAAGCGAGCACTTCCTTAACCTTGCTGATAAGATGCTTGCTGTCTTTAGCAAACCAGCTCAAGTTAATAAGCGCCCAAATTTGTTGCTCACTGGTACCTTTTTTAAGATAAGAAATAAGCTTGTCTTCAACGCTTTTAAATGGCTCTAACTGCATATCTGCTAAAGTAATCAGTTCATTTATACGTGCTTTTTGTTGTTGTCCGTATGCAAAGGCATTGCCTTCACTTTCTTTTAGCCAAACAGACTCTGGTAAGAATCCAAGATCAGGTAACGTTTTAACCGTTTGTTGTAACTGGCTACGAAGCGATAATAGCGTTTCTTGAAACTGTTTTTTACCGGCTAGATTAACCGTCTCATAAGGATCGGCGTCCATATCAAAAAGAAGCTCTGTACCTGGGGCTTCAAAAAATGCCCCCTGAATCGCACTTAACTTGCCTTGTTGATGCATGTCTTTCCACTGTTTAAACGCAAGCTGACGATAACGGTAATAGGCATGTAAACTATCGCTATAATATGGCTGGTAGTGACGAATATACTTATATTTACCCACACGTATACTGCGCACTAGATCAGATTTTTCATCAAAACGGTCGGCATGGCCAAAGGTTACATTGCGCTTATTAAGTTCATCAATAGATAAGGCTGGTGCTAAGAATGTTTGCCCATCCATTTGCTTATCAGCACTGATTCCGGCAAGCGCTAACATGGTTGGGGCAAAGTCAATGAAACTAACAAATCCATCTACTCGAACATTATCTTTACGTAAGCCTTCGCCAACTAAATGCTTAAAGTTTTCTGGCACTCTAACTACCAAAGGTACTGATAGACCACGGTCGAACAGGTAGCCTTTGCTTCCAGGTAATACACCACCGTGATCGCCAAAATAAAAGATAAAGGTATTTTCAAGTTCGCCATCTTGTTTTAATTTTTCGATAACGCTGCCTATTTGATTATCGGCAACGACATGATTATCCAACGTTTTCGCCATGGTATAACGAAACGTTTTTGTATCAGGGTAAATCGGTGCTAAAGTAACTTTTTCTGGATCATGCTTGGTCTTGCGATTATCAATTGCGCCTTGTTTAAAATGAAGTTTACCTTCGTGGGTAATAGCAAAGGTTTGCATATGAAAAAACGGTTGGCCGGGTTTACGGTTACGCCAGCTGGCCTTTTTTGATGACTCATCCCAAATATTAGCATCAGCTATAAAGTTATAATCTGTTTTAGCGTTATTAGTTGTGTAATAGCCTGCTTTTTGCAAGCTTTTGTTGAACGTTGTAAAGCCTTGTGGCAAAGCGACTTCTTCAAAACCGCGGTGTTGATAGGTACCTAATTTTGGCCCGTAAATACCCGTTGCCAAAGTCGTTCTTGCCGTAGAACATACAGGTGCATTAGAAAACGCATTGTTAAATGTTAATCCATGCTCTGCTAGTTTCTCAACGTTTGGCATTACTGCACCACCTTCATCATACAGCTTGAGATAGTGCTTAGAATTATCTTCACTTACTAACCAAAGGATATTAGGTTTTTCGGCTGAACTAGCATGTGTAAGTGCAGATGTCATAGTCAAAATAGTGACTATCAAAATTTGAAATTTCATTTACTTACCCTGTTTTCTTGCTTATGAGAAATACTATTATGTATGAATTATATGATAAATGGTTGGGCGATGAAATGCTAGTTTTGTAAATAAACAGTAAATGTGAAAATAAGCATAACCTGAACTTGGGATAACAACTTGCTTTCTACCTGCTGTTATTCCTTATTACTACGTTAAATTTATTTGCAATAGACCAGCTATTGACGCACAAATTTGCCTTGTATTAAGAAACAACATCAAGCTAGAACCATAAAAATATCGAATTTTATAAATTACAGCACGCTAACTAACTTCTTATCCCGAGTTCAGGTTACGTATCTTTATGGGATTTTTGGTACTTGTTTAACAAAAATACGGCGAGCATGCTTGGAATGATAGTGCCAAGGCTTAATATTAATTTCATTGATAGCAAGGCATTGCTTGATTGAGCATTAGCTAAACTGGCATCAAAACCAATTATATTTAAACTCATGCCACTGGCTAATAATGCAAATATAATACTTAACGCTACTACCCATTGGTATACGGAAGCAAAACCACCTTGGCGGCTTATCTTGTGAGTTTGGTGATCTTGATCGCTAGCTTGTGCAACCAATGCAGGGATAATAATGGTCATCGAAGTCCAAATCGCAGAACATAATATTGGATCAAGCAATATCAACCATTGTACGCCAGGTGTGTATATAAACCATTTTGCCCCCCCACCAATGGCAGTCATAATAAAAATTATTTTAAGTGTGGCTAACTTGCCAATGCGTCTGGAAAACCAAGATACAATAGGGATATAAATGGCTGCTATTATTGCATAGCCCATAGAAAGTACGGCTTTCCATACCGCCCCGTCGCTGATATTGCCATCGAACATATAATAAACGAGTACGTAATAGTCCATTTTTGCAGCATAAGCGCCAATCCCCAATTGAATGAAGATAATGACAAATACCAGTCGCATTAAATGCGATTGCATAATAGATTTTACATTTTCCACAACAGTAAAGTTATTATGTGGATGGTTAATGGGTTCAACGCTATTTTCTTTCACATACAGAGCAGGCAACATACCAATGATGCCAATAACAAAAATAGCGGTAAACCAACCAACAGCTTTAATGCCAACAAAGGTGCTGGAGAATATAGTTAAGGTAGCAAGTGGATACAACCATTGATTGCTCATTGAGGCCAGCTTGATGAAATACGAGTTGGTTTCCATCACTTTTATACGTTGGTGAGCGTCTTTGGTTATCTCATAAGATAATGAAGTTAATGGAACGCTATAAAAGGAAGCTGCTGCATAAAATAATAATGAAATAACAAAAAAGTACAGTAGTTGGTTATCTGTAGACCAATGTTCAGGAACCATCCACATTAAACCGAAAAGCGAAGCACTTAGCCATGCTGATACAAATATAAAAGGGCGTCTACGGCCAAATTTACTGGTGCAGTTATCAGATAATTTACCAACCCATGGTGCTAAAAATGCAGAAAAAATTATCGGTATGGTTAAGGTAATACTAAACAAGAAAGGGTCTACGCCAAGCGTCATTTGATAAAAAGGTATGGCTAAAATTTCACAAGCTTTCTCTAAAAAAAGCAAACAGAAAAAGCCGCTGCCTAACGCAAGTTTTTGAGAAAGCTTGAGTTCACTGTTTTCTGTATTATTAACGCGATTGAGGCGAGTCATTGCAACTTGCTAGTAGTTATTTGGCACAAAAGTTTGCCACTGAATCTCTCTCAATGAGGTGTGGCATAAATAAATGTGTTCGCCCATTTGGTTCTGGATTTGTAGACAGTTCAATGGCTAAATTAGTAGCAAACTGGGCCATTTCTCTTACTGGGTAGTGCATAGTAGTAAGCTGTGGAATACAAGCAACAGAAATCAACATATCATCAAAACCAATTACCGAAATATCTTCAGGAACGCGTATGCCGCGAGCATTTAGTTCATGAACAGCACCAATCGCCATATTATCGTTATAAACCAATAGGGCAGTGAATTTTTTATCTTTTTTGAATAAGGCACTAACAGCTTCCTTACCGCCTTCCATATCGGCAGTAGCACCATATTCAATCATTGAGTTATCTAATTGGATATTGGCGTTATTTAAAGCTGTGTGAATCCCTTCAAGGCGAAGAAGTGAATCAGGGTTTGAATCTTTACGAGTAATGACTGCAAAATTGGTATGGCCTTTCTCTAAAAGGAAGGAGCCGGCTTTTTGTGCACCTAAGTTATTGTCTAACCAGATACATCGATGTGGTATTTCGGCAATAAAGCGATTAATGAAAACCAAACCTGATATTTTTTCCGCCAAGGTAACTAAAGTTTCATCACTACAATGTTGAGAATGAAAAACTATGGCATTGCAGTGATGTTGCACCAATGAATCTATTGCATCAAGCTCTGCTTGCTCACTGCCTTGTGCGTTACTAATTAATACTCGGTAGTTTTTTTCTATTGCCGCTTCTTCAGCGCCACAAGCTAAAGTACCAAAAAATGGCATAGATACTTTTGGAATAACTACACCGAGTGAGTTAGATTTTTTATTTACCAATGCTTGTGCATTAATATTTGGTCGATAACCTAACTCATCAATAACTTTTTGAACTTTAGCGCGGCACGCATCGCCAACTTTTCCCTGTTTTCGAACAACCCGAGATACGGTAGAAATGGATACTTCTGCTACTCTTGCAACGTCTTTTATTGTGACCATTTATCTATTCCTTCAGACTGTTAAAAGCGCCATTAGTGGTATTCTAAATAACCCTTCCCCTAGCAGGGAAAATACTAGGACAACGTTACCAATAATTTTCCTATATAGCCAGAAAATTAATAGAAATTGATATTAATAACAGTCGGTTGTATTTATTTTGGTAGTGCAGAATCGGCACCTAACGCTTTAATGATTTACAAAATTAGAGCAAAAAAAAGCTAACTTAAAAAAGTTAGCTTTTTGACTTATTAAGAGCTAAGTCTTCAAGTTAAATCCACTCGATAGGGAGAATATCGAGTGGAATAATCATCTTAGAAGTTTGCTCTAACACCTGCATACCAGCTGATACCACGGTGAGTTTGTTCCAGGATGAAATTTGGGTGTGCTGTGCCAACTTTATCACTATAAAGGTTGCCAGAAGTTGTTTCTTCGTCTAACAAGTTTGCGGCTTGTGCAAAGACTTGAAAACTTTGGCTGACTTTGTATCTCAAGCTCAAGCTTAAGTTTTTGCTTGGCCATTGAACCGAAGCTTTGTCACCTTCTGGACGTGCTTGGTACTCTTGCTGATTAAGGTTTAATCTAGCATTGAATTTTCCGCCGTAATCATAAGTAAGCGCAACGTTATAAGTACTGTCTATCCAGCCAAGCGGTTGGTAGTACAACTCAGTAGGTCTATCTAATGGTCCATCACCAGGCTCTCTTGGGTTGTAATCTTGTTCCGCATCATAGTAGAAATCCATGTAGTTACCAGACAGAGCGAAGCCTTTTAAGTACTTGGTAATTCCACCTAGGTTTTGTCTAAATGAGAATTCTACACCAGATACCGTACCGCCTTCAGCTTTAACTTGAGATGTTACTGGTAAAGCCAATGGATTGCCATCTTGATCAAACATGCCCTCTGCAGGAATATAATTTGCACCTGTCTCATAAATACCATCAAGATCTTTATAGAAGCCTGCTAATGCATAGTAATCCCATCTAGTCGGGTAATACTCGAACGAAATATCCGCTTGTTTAGACTCGATAGGGTCTAAATAAGGGTTACCTGCCCGACCTAAAGATCTACTGTTTGTTGGTTGATTCTCGTCAAAGCCATTGTCATTTAATGCAACACTTGAATTAATATCACCTAAGCTTGGGCGTATAATCGCTTTACCTGCGCCAATACGAATTACCACATCGTCAATTAATCTTAAGTTAACGTTCAATGTTGGTAATATGTCTTCATATTCGTTTTTCTCTGTTGCCCATTCTAACTCACCAATAATAAGTTCAAACTCATTCATGGTTTCATCTGTTGGTGTTAAATAGAATGGACTTTGCCAGCTCGAAGATTCGAGTTCAGTTTTATAATAACGAAGACCAAACGTACCATCATACCATTGGCCTGCGAAGCTTGTTTGAACGTAGAATGCAGTGGTGTTTTCTTCCAGTTCATAGCTTTCTATTTTATCGGCATCATCCATTACTCTTGCTGGTAAATATTCAGCTTTATCACTTAATATTTGCCCAGGGTTGAAAGCAAAAATTTCATCATAGCCTTTAATCTTAGTTAACTTTTGAAAAGGCTTTGTGGTAATAGTACGGTTTAGTGCGTGAAAATCAACATCACTGATTTGATCCCAGTTTTCGGTATTTTGATCATATTTTTCACTATCAGCGATATGGTCTTTGGTATTTTCTGAGTACCTTGCGCCCACTTTAAATTGGTGGAAAATGCCAAATTCTGTATCCCAAGTTATGTCAAACTTAACTGCAGAAACTTCACTTTCCATAAAGTTATGACCATTACTAAGGCCTTCAAAGTTCCATAGGTCTGGGTTATTCATTACATTGGTTAATTGGCTTTGATCTAATTCATACGTATCTGGGTTAAATGCATTGCCATCACTAGGCTCACTACCTAAATACTCAAAACCATATTCGTCATTATAGTGATCAAACGCAAGATAATGATTCATGTTAGCAGCATATTTACCATTACCTGCACGCCAACTGTAAAAACGATCTGCGGTTGAGCGAGACACATCAAAATTAAGATGTAAATCGTCAGTTAATTGATATTTAGTATTAATACCAAATACTTCCGTTTCGTCGTTGTTTAATACGTTCGCATCCCATTTACCCAAAGAATTCACACTTGCGATGCCACTCATAACGTAATGTGTATCAGGGTCAATATCTGCCATTGTAGGGTCAACATGGGATACACCACTTGCTAATCCCCAATGGCTCATGATTGCCATATCCATGGTGTAGTCATAAGTAGAAGTTAGGTAATCAACACTAACCATTAAATCATCAGTGGGAGCCCATTGAGCGGCAGCAAATATAGATTCTTGTCTAATGTCAAATTTCTTAGAACTAAGTGTTGATGCTGGGTTAGCGATTTCATCATTAACCCCATCATCATTCCAATCGGTTAACCAGCCCATATTGGTAACTAGCTCGCCATTTTTAATGCCTTCGATGTAACGAATATCATCTCTAAATGAACCACCAATAGAAACAGCAATATCGTCGGTAATATGGTGACTTACTAAAGCTTGAAGATTTCTACCGTATTTATCGTTGTCAGTTAACTCTTTAAAAAGGTGTGCATCCTCTTCTTTGGCAGAAGTTAAATCATCGTAAAGCGTATTACTATTAACCGTCGCAGAGATAGTTCGGATGTTTTTGTCCACCTCTAATGGTTTAAAGGTTTCCATATTTATGTGGCCCGCGATACCACCCTCTAATGAGTCAGCTCTTGCGGTTTTATAGACTTGTGCTCTACGAATACTTGCCGACGGGAATAAACTTAAGTTTACAGAGCGAGAGCCAAATGAACTCACAATTTCACGGTCATTTAATGTGGTTAGCGTATAAGCACCACCCATACCACGAACAGATATTGTATTACTACGACCTCTATCTTGGTTACCTGTTACACCAGTTAATCTTTCTAGTGATTCAGCAATACTTTGATCAGGTAAAGCACCAACTTCTTCTGCTGATAAGTTATCTGAGATGGTATTGGCGAACTTTTTCATGTTAATGGCTGCAACTTCACTCGAGCGCATACCACCAACGGTAATTACTTCGATTTCATCTTCTTTAAGTGCAGCTTCTTTTTCGGCAGCTTTTTCTTTTGCTGTTTTTTCTGCTGTTACTTCAACTGCTTCAGCTTCTTCAGCAAAAGCATATGAAGGAGCTTGTACTGCAATTGCTGCAAGTAATGCTAAACATAATTTGGACTTTTTCATTTTTTTCCCGCCTTGAATGCATCAAGTTATCGTTTGTTTTGTTATCTTTTTCTTCGCAAACTTTTTTTTCAAACTTTGTTATCTCAATAATTACAATAAGTAATTCAAAACAGAGAAAAACAATAGGTAGGGAAAACGTTACCATAGGCTTTTCGCTGTGGCAACATTTATGTTACTTATCTTATAAATAAATTAATTTTTTATTAACCTCTCTGCAACGTTGTTTTTTTGTGTTTTTTCGTATCTCCTTGAAAAGATTGTGTTTTTTGTATTTGTTGTATTTTTTTGTATTTTTGGTTTATTTATTAATTAATATAAAATATGAGGAATAGGCGGCTATTTAACGTTTTTTCATACAAAAACATGCCAGAGGTTTAACAAGGTGTTAACGCCGTGTGCAGGTAAAAGCATTATTGATTATTTAAACTTATAGCGCAAAAAATTTTCTGAAAAACCAAAAAGTCTAAGAAATTACACCTGAATATATAGGGATTGGTTCGTGTTAGTTCTATTTATTTGAGTACTGGTTATTCATGGTTAATGATATTGGTCATTTGGTTTTCCAGAATTTTTTTCTGTTGGCTATATTTTTTATCCTGCGCCAAATTATGCCATTCAAATGGGTCGTTTCTATGATCGTATAATTCTTCCTGGCCATCTTTATAACGAATATAGCGCCAATCTTTAGTGCGGTATGAATACGTTTGCTGCCAAATGTATTCATCTGGTAAGTCTTTAATTACTTTCACGTGCCACAATGCTTGTCGATTGGTACCAACCGCTAAGCCTTCAATAGGCGTATCTATGCCAACGCCCATTACTGTTAATGCACCTTTTGGACCTTGCCATTGCTTACTTGTGTCGGTTTTTAATAATGGCGCAATAGAGAAACCGCCTAAAGGAGCTGAACCTTTAGACATACTTGTTGAGCCTTTCAAGTTAGCAAGGTCAATAAAACTAGGGTACAGATCAACTAGTGAAATAGGTTGTTGTTGCTTTAATCCAGCGACACTTTTGCCTGGTACCTTCCAAAGCATAGGAACTTTAGCGCTTTCTTCCCATGGGGAGTTTTTATAAAGGTAATCTTTTTCACCAAATTGCCAGCCATGATCGCTAGTGAAAACAACTATGGTGTTATCTTTCAAGCTTGAATTATTTAATGCATCAATCACGATACCGAGTTGTTCGTCCATAAAGGCAATACAAGCGAGGTAGGCTTGGATAACTTTCTTTAATCCTTCTTCGTCATCTTCATAAGATTCTTGCAACGCCTTAAAATAAGACAAACCCATTTGTGTCATCGGGTAGTTGTCTTTAAAAAATGAATCATTAAGATCATTTTCTTTAATGGTAGGTAGCTTAATGCTTTCTAATGGAAACATATCGAAGAACCGCTTTGGAGCATAAAGCGGAGTGTGCGGGCGAACAAAACCAATCCCCATAAAGAATGGTTGTTTACTATTAGCCTTGGCAAGCTCTTTTAATTTATTACTCGCCCAAATGGCGTGTTGTTCATCTGGGAGTCGGTCGCGATTGTTTTCATCAACATAATTGAAAGGCATATGAGGGTAACCCCAGCCCGCTGCGTGTTTAACTTTATCAGTTTTACTTAAATTGAACTTTGGTACATCGGTTAATGGAGCGAATGAGCCGTCAACTATGTTAATGCTCCTAAACGGCTCTGGAACAGACGGGTGGCCAACAATTTTTTTGCCATTAAAGGCATGCGGTCCATAATTTATGCGCTCTGGTACGCCCCATTCATGCCAAAGTTTGATTTGATTTTTATGCAGTAATTTGCCCGTGCCAAGCATTTGGTAACCATTTTCTTTAAACAACTGAAGAAAGGTTTTGTTGTGCTTTAATACATGTTGTTTAGTTAATGGCGTCCAACCAAAATCTTTAGATTTGTGCGGATAAACACCGGTAAACAAGCTGTTTCGAGATGACTGGCACACAGGAGCATTTGTTTGCGCATTTGTAAATTGCACCGACTGAGCGGCAAGGGCATCAATGTTAGGCGTTTTACTTTGTGGATGACCACCAAATGTTCCTAAATAATCGTTCAGATCGTCAACAATGATAAAGAGCACGTTAGGCTTTTCAACTTTACTGCTAATACCATGCTCTGCTGCCAAAGCTTGTGAGCTAGTTGCCAGAAAAAAACTAATCAATAAAGCGCTTTTAAAAAAGTGTCTTATGCTCATTTTACTTCCTACAGTTGTTGGCCAATGATGGCACTAACTTCACTCTTTAGGGTTTTGATAATGTCTTTATATTGCTTGTTTGATGCTAAATTTTCCCACTCATGCGGATCGCTAGAATGGTCATATAGTTCTTCTTTACCGTTTGAATAATGAATATAACGAAATTCTTTGGTGCGGTACGAGTAGTTTTGTTTAGCGACACTTTTTTCTTTGCCACTGTTGGCATAATTACCGACAACAGTTAATGCGCCATTTGGACCTTGCCAACTGTCGGTTGTTGGAGCTTCAATAAATGGACGTAAACTAAAGCCACCTAATTTTCCACCTTTTTTATTATGTCGGTGATCGCCCTTTAACTGACCATAATCAACCAATGTTGGAAATATATCGATTAATGAAACAGGTTGTTCAACAGACGCATTGTTAATATTACTATTAGTAGCGGAACGAATAACTGGTCTTATAATCAGGGGAATACGTGCACTTTCTTCCCAAGGCGAATTTTTAAAAATGTAATTTTTTTCACCCATTTGCCAGCCATGGTCACTGGTGAACACTA comes from the Thalassotalea nanhaiensis genome and includes:
- a CDS encoding sulfatase, translated to MSIRHFFKSALLISFFLATSSQALAAEHGISSKVEKPNVLFIIVDDLNDYLGTFGGHPQSKTPNIDALAAQSVQFTNAQTNAPVCQSSRNSLFTGVYPHKSKDFGWTPLTKQHVLKHNKTFLQLFKENGYQMLGTGKLLHKNQIKLWHEWGVPERINYGPHAFNGKKIVGHPSVPEPFRSINIVDGSFAPLTDVPKFNLSKTDKVKHAAGWGYPHMPFNYVDENNRDRLPDEQHAIWASNKLKELAKANSKQPFFMGIGFVRPHTPLYAPKRFFDMFPLESIKLPTIKENDLNDSFFKDNYPMTQMGLSYFKALQESYEDDEEGLKKVIQAYLACIAFMDEQLGIVIDALNNSSLKDNTIVVFTSDHGWQFGEKDYLYKNSPWEESAKVPMLWKVPGKSVAGLKQQQPISLVDLYPSFIDLANLKGSTSMSKGSAPLGGFSIAPLLKTDTSKQWQGPKGALTVMGVGIDTPIEGLAVGTNRQALWHVKVIKDLPDEYIWQQTYSYRTKDWRYIRYKDGQEELYDHRNDPFEWHNLAQDKKYSQQKKILENQMTNIINHE